One Bradyrhizobium sp. CCGB12 genomic window carries:
- a CDS encoding 3-hydroxyacyl-CoA dehydrogenase family protein, whose product MIERIAVVGAGLMGHGIVQLFARHGYPVALCDMSADALVKARHEIEGIFHLLGQDSTDAGAVSFSTDLRESVTGADVIIEAAPENSALKQEIFRSLDVYSKPEALLASNTSVIPITTIAQPVRDKGRVLGTHFWNPPYLIPLVEVVETAATRRAASDRMMALLARVGQEPVRVLKDIPGFIGNRLQHALKREAIALVANGVCDAETVDRVIKLGFGARLGVLGTLEQSDMVGLNLTLDIHRNVMLDLDITRGPHPYLEKLVSDGHLGMKTGKGFYEWTDEKAEAVRQRLRTFLAHQLQRKVDEERETVAPFAHSAFDEGRGTGT is encoded by the coding sequence ATGATTGAACGAATTGCAGTCGTGGGTGCGGGCCTAATGGGACATGGAATTGTGCAGCTTTTCGCAAGACATGGGTACCCGGTAGCGCTTTGCGACATGAGCGCCGATGCATTGGTCAAAGCGCGGCATGAGATCGAGGGAATCTTCCATCTTCTCGGGCAGGACAGCACCGATGCTGGCGCGGTGAGTTTTTCGACCGACTTGCGAGAGAGTGTGACTGGTGCGGATGTGATCATTGAGGCGGCGCCGGAGAACTCGGCGCTTAAGCAGGAGATCTTCCGGTCGTTAGACGTTTATTCCAAGCCTGAAGCACTCTTGGCTTCTAACACCTCGGTCATTCCGATTACGACGATTGCGCAGCCAGTTCGGGATAAGGGGCGAGTGCTAGGTACCCATTTCTGGAATCCGCCCTATCTGATTCCCCTTGTAGAGGTCGTTGAAACTGCCGCAACCCGCCGGGCTGCTTCCGATCGAATGATGGCTCTGCTTGCAAGAGTTGGCCAAGAACCTGTCCGCGTGCTGAAGGACATACCCGGGTTTATCGGCAACCGGCTTCAGCACGCGCTCAAACGCGAGGCAATCGCTCTCGTCGCAAATGGCGTGTGCGACGCAGAAACCGTGGATCGCGTCATCAAGCTCGGCTTCGGTGCACGACTGGGTGTGCTTGGCACCCTCGAACAATCCGACATGGTCGGCCTGAACTTGACGCTGGACATACATCGCAATGTCATGCTCGACTTGGACATCACGCGGGGGCCCCATCCCTATCTCGAAAAGCTCGTCTCCGATGGACATCTCGGCATGAAAACTGGAAAGGGCTTCTATGAATGGACGGACGAGAAAGCAGAAGCGGTACGTCAGCGGCTTAGAACCTTTCTCGCGCATCAGCTTCAGCGCAAAGTTGACGAAGAGCGTGAAACCGTGGCGCCGTTCGCTCACAGCGCTTTCGACGAAGGTCGCGGGACAGGCACCTAG
- a CDS encoding ABC transporter substrate-binding protein, with product MNRSLPRVSRRSFLAVTAGTLAAPMVVRPARAATNSVKFVSYGGSYQDALARYVMKPFAEETGIKVGFVPAPELAKIKAQLLTGNVDWDIFTGPRSRIIFGSKQGFWQKLDLSLFDVDDLAIAPQSDNIASVTYSTGITWDPEKYGPGQHPVNFVEYFDIKKFPGRRILRNSPDLVLELALLSAGVLPENMYPLDLNRAFEALDKMKSSAVRVDATPQAVSLVQNGEVDFSYTYSNRVKATTESGGGKPLAYSFEQNLISSEGVAVLKDAPNKESAMKLIAYYLRPDVQAKIVNETAVGPVSKNAQKMLSAEAQKWQSSLSNTNNLLINDTYWADNFEGVSRRFKEWMLG from the coding sequence ATGAACAGGTCCTTACCAAGAGTCTCACGCCGCTCCTTCCTTGCTGTAACGGCCGGCACACTTGCGGCGCCCATGGTGGTTCGACCCGCGCGTGCCGCGACCAATTCAGTCAAGTTCGTCTCTTACGGTGGAAGCTATCAAGACGCCTTAGCAAGGTACGTGATGAAGCCGTTCGCCGAAGAAACGGGAATTAAGGTCGGCTTCGTTCCTGCACCGGAGCTCGCGAAAATCAAGGCCCAATTGCTTACAGGTAACGTCGATTGGGACATCTTTACCGGCCCGCGCTCGAGAATCATTTTTGGATCAAAGCAGGGATTTTGGCAAAAACTCGATCTTTCCTTGTTTGACGTCGATGATCTTGCCATCGCACCACAAAGCGATAACATCGCCTCCGTCACCTATTCCACCGGAATAACATGGGATCCGGAGAAATATGGACCGGGACAGCATCCGGTGAATTTCGTCGAATATTTCGATATTAAAAAATTCCCAGGACGTCGTATCCTGCGCAATTCCCCTGATCTTGTCCTGGAGCTGGCTCTATTGAGCGCCGGCGTGTTGCCTGAGAACATGTATCCTTTGGATTTGAATCGCGCGTTCGAAGCGCTCGACAAGATGAAATCAAGCGCCGTCAGAGTGGATGCGACGCCTCAAGCAGTCTCGCTTGTGCAGAACGGTGAAGTTGATTTCAGCTACACTTATTCAAATCGGGTCAAGGCAACGACTGAGTCGGGGGGCGGAAAGCCATTGGCCTATTCCTTCGAACAGAATCTGATCTCTTCCGAGGGCGTGGCAGTGCTCAAAGACGCACCGAACAAGGAAAGCGCAATGAAGCTCATCGCATATTACTTGCGTCCAGATGTTCAGGCAAAGATAGTGAATGAGACTGCTGTTGGTCCGGTGTCCAAAAATGCTCAAAAAATGTTGTCGGCTGAAGCTCAGAAATGGCAGTCGAGTTTAAGCAATACGAACAACCTTCTCATCAACGATACCTACTGGGCCGATAACTTTGAGGGCGTTTCCCGCCGTTTCAAGGAATGGATGCTTGGCTGA
- a CDS encoding serine hydrolase, whose translation MNDKGVSKGMFDFDGKRYLNDRLSDPNELRWMHGAPPPEDKRITFESDTFMDFPQIRWSLSHMRELWPTASVWHGGKVPSPLEHSDKAADIDALTFADMNGRTRRFDEALFDTYVDGLLVLHRGKVVYERYVGALSHELPHACMSMTKSYAGILVASLAQEGVLDESRLIPHYIPELAGTAWGDATLRQVMDMETGVAYTESDSGEGAAATMYSRATGWQPRPAGYSGPQTMCDYLRTVRKAGSHGKIFAYKSINTGVLGWIMGRVTGRSFAQLLHERLWAPLGCEQDGHVLVDCVGMPVAGGGLSATLRDLARFGELMRREGEWNGRQLISAAAVHEVQRGGAPEKFAKAGIRHLPGYSYRSQWWVTHNELDAFEARGIHGQRLYVAPKAEMVIARFASHPVAGSAVSDAVVLPQMLKLGQVLRT comes from the coding sequence ATGAACGACAAGGGGGTGTCCAAGGGTATGTTCGACTTCGACGGAAAGCGCTATCTGAACGATCGCCTGTCGGATCCAAATGAACTCCGCTGGATGCACGGCGCGCCCCCGCCAGAAGACAAGCGCATCACGTTTGAGAGCGACACTTTCATGGATTTCCCGCAGATCCGGTGGTCCTTGTCGCACATGCGCGAGCTTTGGCCAACCGCCAGCGTGTGGCACGGCGGGAAGGTGCCATCGCCACTAGAGCACAGTGATAAAGCTGCCGACATCGACGCGCTGACCTTCGCGGACATGAACGGCCGCACCCGCCGATTCGACGAGGCGCTGTTTGATACCTATGTCGATGGCCTCTTGGTGCTGCATCGCGGTAAAGTGGTGTACGAACGCTACGTCGGCGCACTCTCCCACGAGCTACCCCATGCGTGTATGTCGATGACGAAGTCATACGCCGGTATCCTTGTTGCTTCGTTGGCGCAGGAAGGGGTGCTCGACGAGAGTAGATTGATCCCGCACTACATTCCAGAGTTGGCCGGCACTGCATGGGGCGACGCCACGTTGCGCCAAGTGATGGACATGGAGACAGGTGTGGCCTACACGGAAAGCGACTCCGGCGAAGGTGCCGCGGCGACAATGTATTCGCGAGCTACAGGCTGGCAACCACGACCAGCTGGTTATTCTGGGCCGCAGACGATGTGCGACTACTTGCGTACGGTGCGTAAGGCGGGCTCGCACGGCAAGATCTTCGCCTACAAGAGCATCAATACGGGCGTACTTGGCTGGATCATGGGGCGCGTGACGGGGCGTTCCTTCGCCCAGCTTCTGCATGAGCGCCTGTGGGCGCCGCTCGGTTGCGAGCAGGACGGCCACGTCCTCGTCGACTGCGTCGGCATGCCAGTCGCAGGCGGTGGTCTCAGCGCGACCCTTCGTGACCTCGCGCGTTTTGGTGAGTTGATGCGGCGCGAAGGCGAATGGAATGGCAGGCAGCTCATTTCGGCGGCGGCCGTCCATGAGGTCCAGCGCGGGGGCGCCCCCGAGAAGTTTGCGAAGGCGGGTATAAGGCATCTGCCCGGCTATTCTTATCGAAGTCAGTGGTGGGTGACCCATAACGAGCTGGACGCTTTCGAAGCTCGGGGCATTCACGGCCAGCGCCTCTATGTCGCGCCGAAGGCAGAAATGGTCATCGCGCGCTTCGCCTCTCACCCGGTGGCTGGGAGCGCGGTCAGCGACGCCGTCGTTTTGCCCCAGATGCTAAAACTGGGGCAAGTGCTTCGCACTTGA
- a CDS encoding ABC transporter substrate-binding protein yields the protein MTITRRKLFKASLAAGAACSMPAILRAQTAPTAARTARMVLAYPLVAYDPVFTTSDTTQDHAFAIYDTLFALDSNQVPQPQMVGNWGLSSDKKTYKFELRDGLAWHDGSRVTAADCVASIRRWAQRSPSGRVMMDRARDISRTDDKTFAITLKEPLGILIDILATQAGSPLFIMREKDANRSPTEQVIENIGSGPFKFNGALARPGSSFTYDRNANYVPRKEPPSGSAGAKEVKVDRIVWDIMPDQQTAMGALQAGEIDFIENPPVDLFPAIESDPNLALQVLNTAGSIWFLRMNFLQKPFDNVKARRAMLHLIDQEAFMRAAVGNPKFTGPNTSMFGAVSIYANDENTGWYTKNGDPEAAKRLFREAGYSGEKVVIITSNSNSISPLLTQTLQKIGVNAELAMSDRAGIVKRRANKGPVQDGGWNIFMGPWGAGDFDDPIGCDLLVANGEKAWIGWPKDDTFESLRNKWPETNSPEERKALARQMQKAWWDFVGMVYLGRSMLPAAHRKSLSGLIPDPTTYIKMWNMQKV from the coding sequence ATGACGATCACGCGACGTAAACTCTTCAAAGCGAGTTTGGCCGCCGGAGCGGCATGCTCGATGCCAGCAATTCTGAGGGCGCAAACCGCACCCACGGCTGCACGGACAGCGCGCATGGTTCTGGCATATCCTCTCGTGGCGTACGATCCGGTATTTACGACGTCTGACACGACGCAAGATCATGCCTTCGCTATCTACGACACGCTCTTCGCGTTGGACTCCAATCAAGTGCCGCAGCCGCAGATGGTCGGAAATTGGGGTCTTTCCAGCGACAAGAAGACCTACAAGTTCGAGCTCCGCGATGGCTTGGCGTGGCACGATGGCTCGCGCGTGACCGCTGCAGACTGCGTGGCTTCGATCCGCCGGTGGGCTCAACGGAGTCCTTCCGGACGCGTTATGATGGACAGAGCAAGAGACATCTCGAGAACAGACGACAAGACCTTCGCGATCACGCTAAAGGAACCGCTGGGAATTCTCATCGACATTCTGGCGACCCAAGCGGGGTCGCCATTGTTTATCATGCGCGAGAAGGATGCAAATCGGTCCCCGACCGAGCAAGTAATCGAGAACATCGGGTCTGGGCCGTTCAAATTTAATGGAGCTCTCGCTCGACCGGGCTCAAGCTTCACATACGATCGGAACGCGAATTATGTTCCACGCAAGGAGCCGCCGAGCGGATCCGCGGGAGCGAAGGAGGTCAAGGTTGATCGCATCGTGTGGGACATCATGCCGGATCAGCAGACAGCCATGGGAGCCTTGCAAGCCGGTGAGATTGATTTCATCGAAAATCCGCCAGTCGATCTTTTCCCCGCCATCGAGAGCGACCCTAACCTGGCACTTCAGGTTTTGAACACGGCTGGTAGTATCTGGTTTCTGCGCATGAACTTCCTACAAAAGCCGTTCGACAACGTCAAGGCGCGGCGGGCGATGCTTCACCTGATCGATCAGGAAGCATTCATGCGCGCCGCAGTCGGTAATCCAAAATTCACTGGCCCGAACACGTCTATGTTTGGGGCGGTATCGATCTATGCCAACGACGAAAACACTGGCTGGTACACGAAGAACGGTGATCCGGAAGCAGCCAAGCGGCTCTTCAGGGAAGCTGGCTATAGCGGCGAGAAGGTCGTCATCATCACTTCAAACAGCAACAGCATCTCCCCCCTGCTGACGCAAACCCTGCAAAAGATCGGGGTGAACGCCGAGCTGGCCATGAGCGACCGAGCCGGGATCGTCAAGCGCCGGGCAAACAAGGGGCCTGTTCAGGACGGTGGCTGGAATATCTTTATGGGACCGTGGGGCGCAGGCGATTTCGATGATCCGATTGGCTGCGATCTGCTCGTGGCAAATGGCGAAAAAGCTTGGATTGGCTGGCCGAAGGATGACACGTTTGAAAGTCTTCGAAACAAATGGCCGGAAACTAATTCTCCTGAGGAGCGCAAGGCGCTCGCGCGCCAAATGCAAAAGGCGTGGTGGGACTTCGTTGGAATGGTCTACTTGGGCCGCTCTATGTTGCCGGCCGCGCATCGGAAATCGCTATCGGGTCTAATTCCGGATCCAACGACCTATATCAAGATGTGGAACATGCAGAAAGTCTGA
- a CDS encoding ABC transporter ATP-binding protein — translation MSGPLLKVENLTKHYGLGGRFLKNTAGLVRAVEDVSFSVEAGETLCIVGESGCGKSTVGRLLMRLVAPTGGRVMIDGTDIAGLKKGALRAWRLRMQMVFQDPYSSLNPRLTAEQIITEPVENFERLDRRQRNALAADLLRRVGMSPEMMHRLPSEMSGGQRQRLGIARALALRPSLIIADEAVSALDVSVRAQILNLLMDLQQEMGIAFIFISHDLSVVEHIGHRVAVMYLGRIVELASCEPLFTRPVHPYTEALIAAAPVADPTRVRPEVQLEGEVPSPVNPPSGCAFHPRCPLAVERCRLEVPRLAPMEDGRIVACHVRAPATNPSAQPIELANPLLAASN, via the coding sequence ATGAGTGGTCCTCTGCTGAAGGTCGAGAATCTGACCAAGCACTACGGGCTGGGTGGACGTTTTCTGAAGAACACCGCCGGTTTGGTGCGAGCAGTGGAGGATGTGTCATTTTCCGTTGAGGCCGGCGAGACGCTCTGTATCGTCGGCGAGTCCGGCTGCGGTAAATCAACCGTGGGGCGGCTGCTGATGCGGCTTGTTGCACCGACAGGCGGGCGAGTGATGATCGATGGGACCGACATTGCGGGCCTCAAGAAGGGCGCGCTACGTGCATGGCGCCTCCGGATGCAGATGGTCTTCCAGGATCCATATTCGTCTTTGAATCCCCGCTTGACCGCAGAGCAGATCATCACCGAGCCGGTCGAGAATTTTGAGCGTCTCGACCGCAGGCAGCGCAATGCCCTTGCCGCTGACCTTCTTCGAAGGGTTGGAATGTCACCGGAGATGATGCACAGGCTTCCGTCCGAAATGTCCGGCGGTCAAAGGCAGCGGCTTGGCATTGCGCGTGCGCTGGCGCTCCGGCCGTCACTCATCATCGCCGATGAAGCGGTCTCGGCGCTTGATGTTTCGGTTAGAGCGCAGATCCTTAATTTGCTGATGGATCTGCAACAAGAGATGGGCATCGCGTTCATCTTCATCTCGCACGACCTCAGCGTCGTGGAGCACATTGGGCATCGTGTAGCTGTCATGTATCTGGGGCGGATCGTCGAACTCGCTTCTTGCGAGCCGCTCTTTACTAGACCCGTCCATCCATATACTGAGGCGCTTATCGCGGCGGCTCCGGTCGCAGATCCCACCCGGGTTCGACCAGAAGTGCAGCTAGAGGGCGAGGTGCCTAGCCCCGTGAACCCGCCGAGCGGCTGTGCATTTCACCCGCGCTGCCCGCTGGCGGTTGAGCGCTGCCGCCTCGAAGTGCCGCGCTTGGCGCCCATGGAGGACGGTCGAATAGTCGCCTGTCATGTACGGGCTCCGGCGACCAACCCGAGCGCCCAACCGATTGAGCTGGCCAACCCTTTACTCGCTGCCTCAAATTGA
- a CDS encoding ABC transporter ATP-binding protein: MPLHEMAKDGVLLDVRDLETHFFGEESVTRALGGINFQVMKGETLGVVGESGCGKSVTALSILRLLPKTAKTVGGKIRFHGRDLLELSDREMRRIRGDRIAMIFQEPMTSLNPVYTVGHQIAEAVQIHTQASRSEAMDKAGEMLRLVRIGDPERRVKNYPHEMSGGMRQRAMIAMALACSPELLIADEPTTALDVTIQAQILRLIIDLKERMGTAVVFITHDLGVVAETCQRVIVMYAGKIVEHAGVRELFARPAHPYTQGLMRSVPDRRRGQMRRLPEIPGIVPSLREPIVGCSFAPRCPLAIGICHERTPTLGDLAPGHAAACWRAEEVVSA, translated from the coding sequence ATGCCGCTGCATGAAATGGCCAAGGATGGCGTGCTTCTCGATGTTCGAGACCTGGAAACACATTTTTTCGGCGAAGAGAGCGTGACCCGTGCTTTGGGCGGAATCAATTTCCAGGTCATGAAAGGCGAGACGCTCGGCGTCGTCGGCGAATCCGGTTGCGGGAAAAGTGTCACCGCGCTGTCGATCCTACGTCTGCTGCCGAAAACGGCCAAGACCGTGGGTGGCAAGATCCGCTTTCATGGACGTGATCTACTTGAGCTGTCTGACCGGGAGATGCGGCGGATCCGTGGTGACAGGATCGCCATGATCTTCCAGGAGCCGATGACCAGCCTCAACCCAGTCTATACGGTCGGGCACCAGATCGCTGAAGCTGTGCAGATTCACACGCAAGCGTCCCGCTCGGAGGCCATGGATAAGGCAGGAGAGATGCTCCGTCTCGTCCGCATTGGGGATCCCGAACGCCGTGTCAAGAACTATCCCCATGAGATGTCGGGTGGCATGCGACAGCGCGCTATGATCGCCATGGCCCTTGCCTGCTCGCCCGAACTACTGATTGCCGACGAGCCGACCACCGCGCTTGACGTGACCATCCAGGCGCAAATTCTGCGGCTGATTATAGATCTGAAGGAGCGCATGGGAACAGCTGTGGTATTCATAACCCACGATCTGGGCGTCGTCGCCGAGACTTGCCAGCGCGTGATCGTCATGTATGCCGGCAAGATCGTGGAGCACGCGGGCGTCAGGGAGCTGTTCGCGCGCCCCGCGCATCCCTACACCCAGGGTCTCATGCGATCAGTGCCGGATCGACGCCGCGGTCAAATGCGCCGACTTCCCGAAATTCCCGGGATCGTACCGAGCCTGCGCGAGCCAATTGTCGGCTGCAGCTTCGCGCCGCGTTGTCCGCTCGCGATAGGAATTTGCCACGAGAGAACGCCTACCCTTGGTGATCTTGCCCCCGGCCACGCCGCCGCTTGCTGGCGCGCAGAAGAGGTGGTGAGCGCATGA
- a CDS encoding ABC transporter permease, which translates to MALISDTAASAPIGRLRLSELARIPRRHPLVLIGGTLLVLLIVMAFAAPLVAGDPLTMDPLKRLQPPSESMWFGRDDLGRDVFARTIFGARISLLVGLLSAVCATVGGLVIGIVAGYNRNLDSAVMRFMDALMSIPTMLLAITLISVTGAGIGVLIIAIAITQTPSLARLVRSVVLSVRERPYVEAAICGGARVPRVLWRHILPSTLPPLMVQGATVCASAILTEAALSFLGVGVPPDIPSWGNMIASSRLYLAITPMTVFAPGICLAVTVLAVNLLGDGLRDLFDPRAHRRR; encoded by the coding sequence ATGGCTCTCATCTCCGATACAGCTGCTTCCGCACCGATCGGCCGGTTGCGGCTATCCGAGCTTGCTCGAATACCAAGACGTCACCCTCTCGTCCTGATTGGCGGTACCTTGTTGGTGCTCCTAATCGTCATGGCGTTTGCCGCCCCGCTCGTTGCCGGCGATCCCTTGACCATGGATCCGCTCAAGCGGCTTCAGCCGCCTTCTGAATCAATGTGGTTCGGGCGCGACGATTTGGGCCGGGACGTGTTTGCACGAACAATCTTCGGTGCACGAATCTCTCTCTTGGTCGGGCTGCTATCGGCGGTGTGCGCGACCGTAGGCGGACTCGTGATAGGCATCGTCGCGGGCTACAACCGTAACCTCGACAGCGCTGTCATGCGGTTCATGGATGCATTGATGTCAATCCCGACGATGCTGCTAGCCATTACGCTCATTTCTGTAACGGGCGCCGGGATCGGCGTCCTCATTATTGCGATCGCGATAACTCAAACACCAAGCTTGGCAAGGCTGGTTCGCTCGGTGGTCCTGAGCGTTCGCGAGCGTCCTTATGTGGAGGCCGCGATCTGCGGGGGGGCCCGCGTGCCGAGAGTGCTCTGGCGGCATATTCTGCCCAGCACACTTCCGCCGCTCATGGTTCAAGGAGCCACTGTCTGTGCCAGCGCGATCCTGACCGAGGCCGCACTGAGCTTCCTCGGCGTGGGCGTTCCCCCCGACATTCCGAGCTGGGGCAACATGATTGCGAGTTCGCGTCTGTATCTCGCAATCACCCCGATGACGGTCTTCGCCCCAGGCATCTGCCTTGCCGTCACGGTTCTTGCCGTCAATCTACTCGGCGACGGCCTGCGAGACCTGTTTGATCCCCGCGCGCACCGGAGGCGCTGA
- a CDS encoding ABC transporter permease: MASYISRRVLSAIAVMVMVGIIVFLLLRLAPGDPAGVIAGPNASLQMVEAIRERLGLNAPLPIQFLHWVWAMLTGDFGTSIFADRPVLELISQRLEPTISLAVLSMILSVTAGVSVGILAAWRSGGFIDRTLTMFSALAYSVPGFVTSYFLVYFFAIQAHWLPVQGYAPIAHGFAPWFWRLILPTLALSLPHIAFFARITRASMLEILSEDFMRTAAAKGASTYAMLFHHALKNAGVPILTVLGMSFAHMVGGVVITETVFNLPGMGRLIVEGIQDRDYPLIQCVLILVSGLYVLINLAVDLAYTLIDPRIRY; encoded by the coding sequence TTGGCCAGCTATATCAGTCGCAGAGTATTATCGGCCATCGCAGTGATGGTGATGGTCGGGATTATTGTATTCCTGCTGCTTCGGCTTGCGCCAGGAGACCCCGCTGGGGTCATCGCGGGCCCGAATGCCTCGCTTCAAATGGTCGAAGCCATTCGTGAGCGCTTGGGATTGAACGCCCCGCTGCCGATTCAGTTTCTGCATTGGGTGTGGGCTATGCTCACGGGCGATTTTGGCACATCGATCTTTGCCGACCGACCGGTTCTCGAGCTCATATCGCAGCGACTGGAGCCGACCATTTCGCTGGCAGTCCTGTCGATGATCCTTTCAGTAACAGCCGGTGTCTCGGTGGGCATCCTTGCTGCTTGGCGATCCGGCGGCTTCATCGACCGCACACTGACAATGTTCTCGGCGCTCGCCTACTCTGTACCTGGGTTCGTCACAAGCTATTTTCTTGTCTACTTTTTCGCAATCCAGGCGCACTGGCTTCCCGTCCAGGGCTATGCGCCAATTGCTCACGGCTTCGCGCCTTGGTTCTGGCGCTTGATCCTGCCCACGCTGGCATTGAGCCTTCCACACATTGCTTTCTTCGCCAGGATCACGCGGGCCAGTATGCTCGAGATTCTATCAGAGGACTTTATGCGAACGGCCGCCGCAAAGGGCGCTTCCACCTATGCCATGCTCTTTCATCATGCCTTGAAGAATGCTGGCGTTCCTATCCTGACCGTGCTCGGAATGAGCTTCGCCCACATGGTCGGAGGGGTCGTTATCACGGAAACGGTGTTCAACTTACCCGGCATGGGTCGCCTGATCGTCGAGGGGATCCAGGATCGCGACTATCCCCTAATTCAATGCGTGCTCATCCTGGTCTCAGGCTTGTACGTCCTCATAAACCTTGCTGTCGATCTCGCCTATACGCTGATCGATCCTCGCATCCGGTACTAA
- a CDS encoding acetate--CoA ligase family protein has protein sequence MMLGATFDPQFGPVIAFGLDGIWVEALKDIRVLLPPFDEADIHAAIGQLRAASVLRGARGGAKADLDVWPIASLSSERSAEILPTRSI, from the coding sequence ATGATGCTCGGGGCCACTTTCGATCCTCAATTCGGCCCAGTTATCGCCTTTGGCTTGGATGGGATCTGGGTCGAGGCTCTGAAGGATATCCGAGTATTGCTGCCGCCCTTCGATGAGGCCGACATCCATGCAGCAATCGGGCAGCTGCGTGCGGCAAGCGTTCTGCGCGGCGCGCGCGGTGGAGCAAAGGCAGACCTGGACGTTTGGCCGATTGCATCGTTAAGTTCGGAGCGCTCTGCTGAGATCTTGCCGACGAGATCGATATAA